The genomic DNA GTCACGGCCGGTTTCCCGGGGACCGTCGCAAGCTTTTGGCAGCAGGCAGGGCGCGCCGGCCGCCGCGGGCAGGGCTCGCTCGTAGTGCTCATCGCCCGCGACGAGCCGATGGATACCTACCTGGTGCACCACCCGGAGGCACTGCTGGGTCGGCCCGTGGAGGCCAGCGTATTCAACCCGGCCAATCCGTATATCCTCTTCGGCCATGTCTATTGCGCCGCGGTAGAAAAGCCGCTGGATGATGCCACGATTGCCGCCTGGGGCGCCCAGGATGTGGTTTACCAGCTGGCCGAGTCTGGCCTGCTGCGCCGCCGCGAGCGCGGCTGGTTCGCCGTGCCCATCCCTGCGCATTCGCCGGAGGAGCTCTCCCCGGAGACGGCACATACTGCGGTTTCGCTGCGCGGCGGGGCGGGCGAAGAAGTAATGATCGTGGATTCTTCCGACGGCCGACTGCTCGGCACCATCGATGCCACCCGCGCCACCAACCAGGTCCACCCCGGCGCGGTGTACCTGCACCAAGGCGAGAGTTTTGTCATTGAGGAGCTCATCCTCAGCGATTACCTGGCGCTGGCCCGCCCCGAGGCACCGGCTTATTCCACGACTCCGCGCTCCACCACGGATATCCGCGTCCTGCGCGAGGCCGATAACCTGGTCAATTACTCCCCGGGGCTGTGGGTAGCGGACGTGGAAGTAGAGGTCACCGACCGCGTCACCGGCTACCAGGTGCGGCTTGCCGACGGCACCATTGGCGACGATATCCCCCTCGATCTCCCCGAGCAACGCCTGGTCACCCGGGCAGTGGCCTATACCATCGACCCAATGGCGCTTTCCGCCATGGGTGTGACGGCCTCCGATACTCCTGGCACGCTGCACGCGGCCGAGCACGCCGCCATTGGCCTGCTGCCGCTTATCGCCACCTGTGACCGCTGGGATATCGGCGGCGTTTCCACCGCGCTGCACCCCGATACGCAATTGCCTACCGTCTTTGTCTACGACGGCCACCCCGGCGGCGCCGGTTTTGCCGAGGAGGGCTTTCGCCGCTTCCCCGAATGGATCGAGGCCACCTTCGAGGCGGTGCGCTCCTGCCCTTGTGAATCCGGGTGCCCGTCGTGCGTGCAATCGCCCAAGTGCGGTAACGGAAATAACCCGCTGAGCAAAGATGGCTCCATCAAACTACTCGGCGCACTGGTCACCATGACGCAGGGTTAGCCGCGACTTAAGCAATTTTTCCTTTTTCTTCTTTCGGGGCTGATTTGTCGAGCTCGCCCTCTTTAAACTCTGGGGCCAAATCCCACAGTGTGTTGATAAAGATCGATACACCACTGCGCAATTCCCCACCATCTATCTTTTTCCCGCCTACGATCCGATTTGATTTCTTCCCGTACCTTTCGGCGATATTCCCGCCAAGCAATGAAGCCCGCCACAGCCGCCACTACGGTAGGAATAAGCCGCACCATTGCCTCCTGCCAGCTCAGACCGGACCGGCCTTCGCCTGAGTGGACCGGCCACGGACCGTGGCGGTGACGATGACGTCGCGGCCGGATTCGGCGCAGGTTTCTAAGGTGGCGCCGTTGAGCACGGCGGTATCGCTTGCAACAGTGCAGGCATCCTCGCCGGTGGCGAGGGCCCAGGCACCGGCCACCGCCGCGAGATCGGCCGCCACTTGGGCCTCGTGTCGCGCGGCCACGCGCGAGCCCACTGCCGCCACGATAAGCAGCAGGCTCACAATCGCGACGATGATGCCGGCCGCGGCAATGGTGGCATAGCCTTCCTCGCCAAGGCGCCTCGTCCTATTCATTTCCGCCCACCTCGGCTGGAAATACGGCCTCGGAGCGCATGGTGCCTATGGGGGCATCCACGCTTACCGACGCCCTCACCAGCCCACCATTTTCCTCCACGCTGACCTGGGCATCCTCGCGTGCTGGGTGGTATTCGACGCCGATGGCGTGCGAACGCGCGGCCGCGCCCGCCATGTCCACCGCGGCGATATAGGACGCCATCGTGGCAATGGCACCCGCTATTCCCGCCGCAACCAAGACCAGGGAGCTTAAAGCCAAGGCGGCCTCGATGGTCACGGAGCCATCGTCATCAAATACCCTGTGCATCATTCCTCCTTTCTGCCGGCAGGCTGGGCCCGCCGGCCGCGGTTAGAGAGCAGCGCTAGCTCGGGGTATTCGATAGGGCGTCGGTAATAATGCCCTCGATGGCGTCGACCACCCCGCCGCCGTTGATGACCATGTAGAGCACCCCGGCAAGCGCAGCGGCCGCCAGAGAGCCCATAGCGTATTCAATGGTGCTCATCCCCTCGTCATTGCGGATGAGCTGGGAATACTTATTAAGTGCGTGCATGTTTATTGTCCTTTCTGATGATGTTTAAAGAAGTTGCGCGCCCAAACTGATGACTACGGGCGCAAGTCCTAGAACGATGAATGCTGGCAGGAAGCACACCGCCAGCGGGAGGGCAATGAATACTCCTGCGCGCTCCGCCTGCGCTGTGGCGTGAGCGGATGCTTCCGCGCGCAAAGAAGTACAGATTCGTTGGCATCCGGCCGCGATGGTGGCGCCGGATTGGCCCGACATGATGACAAGCTGCGCTAAATCCCCCAGCCCCGCGTGACCCTTCATGTGACCCCACGCGGAGTGCATGGGAACTCCCACGCCAAGCAGGGCGGAGACGGTCTCCCACAGGTCCTTAGTCTGGGTATCCGCGGTGCGGGCTACCGCGGAGGTAGCGCCGTGCACGGACAGCCCTGCGGCCAGGCACGCTGCGAAAAGTTCGACGTCGCCGGCTACTGCCAGTGGGTCCAGCGGTGCTGCGGGCTTGAGTTTGCTTATCAGTCCCCCGCGCGCGGTCGGGCCATCGCGCGGGGTCTTGGCGGTGGCCTCGGTGGTGTGCGCAGCGGCTAGCCGGCCAATGTGCGACGGAAGGCCAACAAGGGCGGCTAGGGCCACAAAAATGAGCGGGGTCATGCGGCCGCCTTCCGGATGATGACGCGCGACCAGGCGAACCCGCCGCAGGCCAGTGCCACGCCGACCACGAGGAGGAGGCCGCCCAGCCCGCCGCCGAAAAGGAAACCAAGCGAATTGGCTCCCATGGCCCCTCCCATTGCGATACCGGCTATGGGCAGGCACGCAAGCACCGTGGCGGTAGCTTGGGGGCCTTGCAGGGTAGCGGAGGTGGATTGCTGGTGGTGTCGGGAGGCATCGAGGCGGCTTTGGGCCTGGTCGAGCAAGCTGGCCACCGCAATGCCGTGGTAGGTGGAAAGCTCCAGCAAGTGGCCGAGGCGAAAGAGCTCTGGCAGAGCCTTATCACCCTCCGCATCCTTTAGCGCCATGTGTGGTGGTGCGCCACGCGCGGCTAGGGTGGCCGTGGATTCTAGTGCGGCGGATACCTCGCGCGGGGTGGTAGCTGGGAGGGATTCCACGCCGCGGGCAAGTGCCCCGGCTAGCGTTGCCCCAGCGCGCAAATCCGCAGTGACCACGCCCAGGTAGGCAGCCAGCCCATCGCGGCCGCGGCGCTCCGCCCGGGCGGCCAAAATATCCTTCGCGTACCAGGACACGCACCATGCGATAATGGCGGCGGCGATGGCAATGCTGATGCGCCCCACCGAGTAGAACACTAGGCTGCCGCAAAATACCGCGCCCAGGATGACCACCGAGCTGGCATGAACCCGGCGCGTGGCGGACGCCAGGCGGCCAGCGATTGAAGGCGCGGGCGCGAGTAGTGCGGCGGCGAGCAGGAGGAAGCTAAGCATGGCTAACCCCCTCGACGTGCTGGCCCAGTACCTGCGCGGAGAAGTCCGCAAACCCGTCTGTTGGGCCATGTTCGGCGCTCCAAATGATGCGCGGGGTCACCGGGTTTCCCTCCAGCAGGCCGATGTGGGCGAGGCGGCGGCCCTGCGAAGTGCGCTCCATCGTAAGAACCATGTGTACGGCTGCTGCCAATTGCGAGTGCAGCGCCGCGCGGTCCAAGCCGCCGAGGGCGGCGAGGGCTTCCATGCGGGCGGGGACCTCGAAGAGCGAATTGGCGTGTAGCGTACCGGCGCCGCCATCGTGGCCAGTATTGAGCGCGGCCAGGAGATCGACCACTTCGCTGCCGCGGATCTCGCCCACTACGATGCGGTCCGGCCGCATGCGCAGCGCTTGGCGCAAAAGCTGCGACATCGTCACTTCACCGCTGCCCTCGGCGTTGGCTCGGCGTGAGACCATACTGACGCAGTGCGGGTGGTGGGGTGCAAGCTCGGCGGTGTCCTCGATGACGAGGATGCGTTCGCGCTCAGAGACGGTTCCTAGCAGCGCGGATAGCAAGGTAGTTTTGCCGGAACCGGTGCCGCCGATAACCAAGAACGAGATGCGCTTGTCCACCACGGCGCGCAGCAGCGTCGCAATGTCTTCTGGGACCGTGCCGTTGTCCACTAGCTGGGGCAAGGTGGTCTGTGCTTGGCGCAGTACGCGCAGGCTCAGGCAGGTGCCTGCCACCGCGGGCGGGCTTAGCAGCGCGTGCACGCGCAGCACTGCACCATCGGGGCGGGTGACGCGGCCATCGGCAAAAGGCTGTGCATCATCAAGTCGTGTCCCAGACGCGGCCACGAGCCTAC from Corynebacterium tuberculostearicum includes the following:
- a CDS encoding type II secretion protein F; its protein translation is MLSFLLLAAALLAPAPSIAGRLASATRRVHASSVVILGAVFCGSLVFYSVGRISIAIAAAIIAWCVSWYAKDILAARAERRGRDGLAAYLGVVTADLRAGATLAGALARGVESLPATTPREVSAALESTATLAARGAPPHMALKDAEGDKALPELFRLGHLLELSTYHGIAVASLLDQAQSRLDASRHHQQSTSATLQGPQATATVLACLPIAGIAMGGAMGANSLGFLFGGGLGGLLLVVGVALACGGFAWSRVIIRKAAA
- a CDS encoding DUF4244 domain-containing protein, whose product is MHALNKYSQLIRNDEGMSTIEYAMGSLAAAALAGVLYMVINGGGVVDAIEGIITDALSNTPS
- a CDS encoding TadA family conjugal transfer-associated ATPase, translated to MSEQVAAQETLEKMQRIIAAEPDLVQDAAALARRIRAEAGVISDVAVLDLLRRLRQDATGMGPLDALLGREGVTDVVVNGPHAVFMDRGEGLERTDITFRDDAEVRQLASRLVAASGTRLDDAQPFADGRVTRPDGAVLRVHALLSPPAVAGTCLSLRVLRQAQTTLPQLVDNGTVPEDIATLLRAVVDKRISFLVIGGTGSGKTTLLSALLGTVSERERILVIEDTAELAPHHPHCVSMVSRRANAEGSGEVTMSQLLRQALRMRPDRIVVGEIRGSEVVDLLAALNTGHDGGAGTLHANSLFEVPARMEALAALGGLDRAALHSQLAAAVHMVLTMERTSQGRRLAHIGLLEGNPVTPRIIWSAEHGPTDGFADFSAQVLGQHVEGVSHA
- a CDS encoding type II secretion system F family protein, yielding MTPLIFVALAALVGLPSHIGRLAAAHTTEATAKTPRDGPTARGGLISKLKPAAPLDPLAVAGDVELFAACLAAGLSVHGATSAVARTADTQTKDLWETVSALLGVGVPMHSAWGHMKGHAGLGDLAQLVIMSGQSGATIAAGCQRICTSLRAEASAHATAQAERAGVFIALPLAVCFLPAFIVLGLAPVVISLGAQLL
- a CDS encoding Rv3654c family TadE-like protein, with protein sequence MNRTRRLGEEGYATIAAAGIIVAIVSLLLIVAAVGSRVAARHEAQVAADLAAVAGAWALATGEDACTVASDTAVLNGATLETCAESGRDVIVTATVRGRSTQAKAGPV
- a CDS encoding Zn-binding domain-containing protein, which encodes MTHPETDNPLGEELLEFIQRRLDESTLTFQTTLPPQRAQYAGWPEWVLPQLREKLVEGGVGKLYSHQAELAQAAWAGEDAVISTGTSSGKSLGYQLPILSRLAQESTACALYLTPTKALGSDQLQAVLELCRGIPALKGVVPSPYDGDTPQESRAGVRDHSRFIFSNPDMVHMSLLAAHARWARLLRHLEFIVIDECHSYRGVFGANVALVLRRLLRLCAHYGSRPTVIYASATMKDPGRHAQRLTGRRARAITEDTAPTGARTVALWEPGFIEGAEGEHGAPVRRAATTEAAEMMASFIAEGARTMTFVRSRRSAEVVAMRAAEVLSGSLGRPDFAQRIAAYRAGYLAEDRRKLERALDDASLLGVATTSALELGIDVGGLDAVVTAGFPGTVASFWQQAGRAGRRGQGSLVVLIARDEPMDTYLVHHPEALLGRPVEASVFNPANPYILFGHVYCAAVEKPLDDATIAAWGAQDVVYQLAESGLLRRRERGWFAVPIPAHSPEELSPETAHTAVSLRGGAGEEVMIVDSSDGRLLGTIDATRATNQVHPGAVYLHQGESFVIEELILSDYLALARPEAPAYSTTPRSTTDIRVLREADNLVNYSPGLWVADVEVEVTDRVTGYQVRLADGTIGDDIPLDLPEQRLVTRAVAYTIDPMALSAMGVTASDTPGTLHAAEHAAIGLLPLIATCDRWDIGGVSTALHPDTQLPTVFVYDGHPGGAGFAEEGFRRFPEWIEATFEAVRSCPCESGCPSCVQSPKCGNGNNPLSKDGSIKLLGALVTMTQG